CTGGCCCTCAAGGTGCTACGCGACTCCTGGTACGTCGCCTTGGAACGCCTCGTCACCGGATCACGGGGAGCCACCTCATGACACCTGGCAAAGTTGTTCACCTTCTACGCGACACGCGGCTCGGCGGCGTCACGCGGATGCTCCACACCCTGGTCGACGGCGGCGCCCTGGCCGACATCGACCAGTCCCTCCACGCCGTGGACGACCCTAGCGGCTGGAGCGCCGCCTCTCGCCACGCCGACACCATCGTCCTGCACGACTCCCTGAGCTGGCGCCTGCTGCCCTGGCTGTTCCTGCTGCGCGTGCGACGCCCGCGGGCCAGAATCATCCTCGTCGAACACTCCTGCTGTGCGGGCTTCGAACACCATTGCGTGCCCGTGCGGGGTCGCTTCCGATCGATGCTCGCCCTGTCTTACGCCCTGGTCGACAAGGTGGTCGCCGTCAGTGCCGCCCAACAGCGCTGGA
This genomic interval from Pseudomonadota bacterium contains the following:
- a CDS encoding glycosyl transferase; protein product: MTPGKVVHLLRDTRLGGVTRMLHTLVDGGALADIDQSLHAVDDPSGWSAASRHADTIVLHDSLSWRLLPWLFLLRVRRPRARIILVEHSCCAGFEHHCVPVRGRFRSMLALSYALVDKVVAVSAAQQRW